In Cyclobacteriaceae bacterium, the DNA window TACAATCTTACTGTCAATGATGTCATTTCCTCTGTTGAGAAAAACAATCTGAACACTGGTGGCAATGTAATGGAGCGCGGCGGCCAGGGATTTGCAGTCCGTGGACTTGGTGCATTAAAATCTATTCAGGACATTGAAACCATCGCACTTAGTTCCTATAACGGAGTTCCTGTCTTCATCCGTGACGTAGCATCGATTGAAATCGCTCCACCGCCGCCATCCGGAATTCTTGGATATACCTTCAAGAGCGAACAGATCGAAAGCAATAGCGGAACGGAAGGAATCATTCTTCTAAGAAGAGGAGAAAATCCGAGCGAGGTTCTTAAAAAAGTAAAAGAACAGATCGCCGCCCTTGAACGTGATGAATTACCGGAAGGTGTAAAGATCAGAACGCTTTATGATCGGAGTTTTTTGATCAATCACTCTCTGGAGACGGTGGGTAAGACCCTTTTCGAAGGAGTGTCGATCGTTGTGATCATCCTTATCTTCTTTTTAGGAAGTGTGCGCTCTGCGTTGGTGGTTGCGCTGACAATACCTTTTGCTTTGCTCTTTGCTTTTATTCTTATGCGCCTTACGGGAATTCCCGCAAACTTACTTTCATTAGGTGCAATTGACTTTGGAATTATTGTGGATGGTGCCTGCATCATGGCAGAGCACCTGATACGAAAGTACAGAAGTGCTACTCCCGGTGATAAAGAGCAGGGTATTCTTAAGATCACATTGCTGTCAGCTCAGGAAGTAGGCCGCGAAATATTCTTCTCTGTAACCATCATCATTCTTGCTTACATGCCAATCCTGTTGATGACACGTGTGGAAGGAAAGCTCTTCTCCCCGATGGCATTGACACTTGCATTTGCCGTGATCGGATCCATGATCTGTGCACTCACGCTCATACCAGTACTTATCTCGTTTGCTTATAAAAAAGGATTGGAGAATCTCGACAAGCCCATTCCACAGCATAAGAATCCAGTCCTGGATTTTCTGGAAAAGAAATACAAGAACACCATTGTAAAGATACTGGAGGTTCCAAAGATGATCACCATCGTGGGCTTTTCCATCGTCTTTGGATTGATTGCAACAGGCACCAGCCTTGGAACAGAATTCCTTCCTGAACTTGACGAAGGATCTATCTTCCTTCGATGCTTCCTGCCGGCAGGCGTCAGCATACAGGAGAATGCAAAGATCGCTCCCGGCATTCGCAAGATCATCGCCAGGTATCCACCGATTGATTACGTCATTACCCAAACGGGACGTAATGATGACGGTACGGATCCGTTTCCAACCAACCGTACAGAAATACTCGTTGGGTTACGGGATTATAATCTGTGGAATGACACCATTCAGAAGAAGGAACTTGTATCACGCATTCAGAATGATTTGCAAGAGCAATTTCCGGGAGCATTCTTTTCAACAGGTCAGCCGATCATAGATCAGGTGATGGAGATCGTAACGGGAAGTGCCGCCGATCTTGCCATTTCTGTTATTGGTGATGACCTTGAATTGATGCGAAGTAAAGCTGATACGATCTCAAGCATTGTTCAGGGAATGCAAGGAGCCGTTGCCGTAAACATTGAACAAGAGGGAAGACAAGCTCAGCTGGCGATCACTATCAACCGTGAAAATGCAGCACGTTATGGCATCAGTGTAAATGACATTCAGGCGTTGGTTGAATCCGCGATTGGCGGCAAAACGATCTCTGTTTTATATGACGGCGCAAAGCGATATGATATTGTTGTTCGCTACCTCGCGGAAAGCAGAAATACCATTGAGTCAATTAAAAATCTCCAGGTTCCTTCCGCCCAGGGAGCCCTCATTCCGATGAGCCTGTTGGCAAGTGTAGAATTCTCTGAAGGTCAAACCAACATCTATCGTCTCAACGGCAAGCGGATGGCTACTGTCCGCACCAATATCCGGGGACGTGATCAGGGAGGGTTTGTCACAGAGGTTGGTAAAAAGATTAGCGAGACACTTACTATTCCTAAGGGTTACAGCGTTGTATATGGCGGGCAGTATGAAAACCTCGAGCGCGCAGGAAAACAACTTTCTATAACGATACCTCTTACGATCATCATGGTATTCATTTTGCTTTTTTCATTGTTTAAGAACTTCCGGCATACGTTTGTTGCAATGTCCTGCATATTGTTTGCGCTGGGCGGCGGTATTGCAGCATTGCTGGTCCGCGGTTATCATTTTAATGTATCAGCAGGTGTTGGCTTTGTATCGATCTTTGGAATTTCCGTTATGGCGGGAGTGCTTCTCGTTTCTGCCATCAAGAGAATGGAAGAAGCTGAAGGCACGGATCTTAAGCAAATGGTTGCTCTTGCCTCTTCTGAACAGCTTCGGGCTATTGTTTCGATTCTGATCGTTGCGATTGTTGGTTTAATCCCTGCGGCAATTTCATCGGGTATCGGATCTGATGTTCAGCGACCATTGGCAACGGTGATCATCGGCGGACTCACCAGTACGCTGGCGTTTGCACCGGTATTACTTCCTCCGCTTTATTACCTGATGGAAAAATCAAATAGAAAAAAGAACCCTGAGTATCACCATTAAGAATCTATGGAATCACCTATTACAGTTATCATTGCTGACGATCATAAAATCATTCGTGTTGGCCTTAGCGGAATTCTGGAGCGCGAGGCAGACATCAAAGTAATCGGTGAGGCTGAAAGTGCTGAAGAGGTATTGAACATTCTCGTTACCACTCCTGCTGAAGTTATCCTGATGGACATTGACCTGGGAGAAACCGACGGCATCACCGTAACACGCAAGATCAAAGAACTTTATCCTATGATCCATGTGCTGGGACTTACCATGCATGAAGAACCGGATTATATCATCAAAATGCTGGAAGCAGGTGCCAGCGGATATCTCTTAAAGAATGCAGGCCGTGAAGAGCTATTGACGGCGATCCACACAGTAGCAAAAGGGGACAGCTATTTCAGTCAGAAAGTTTCTTCCACATTGCTTCAGGCAATCACACAACAAAAGGGTGCCGCAGGACAAAAGAAGCCAATCGGTCCAACGCCACTCTCCGATCGTGAGATTGAAGTGCTGAGACTCATCGCCCAGGAGTTCTCCAATGGTGAGATTGCTGAAAAGCTTTTCATCAGCATACGCACCGTAGACACCCACCGTCGAAATCTTCTTGAGAAGCTGCAGGTAAAGAACACTGTGGGATTGGTTAAATACGCCATTGAAAAAGGCATTATTTAACTAATACAGCAGGTAATAGGCAATTCTCGCAGGTACCTGAGACAATCACTGATTTTCACAAAATAGGTTTTTCCCTCTCGGTTGAGCGGAGTCCTCAGATCTACTTTTGACCTGTCGACCTAAAACCCTTTTGCCATGTCAATCACAATTATTTCCACTACCAGCGACGAAGAATTGGTTAATGCAATCCGTCAGGATGACCGCAAAGCTCTTGGTGAGTTGTATAATCGTTACTACAAAAAAGTATTCAACAAGTGCTTTTCATTTACCAAAAAACAGGAAGAAGCTTTTGACCTTGCTCAGGAAGCATTGATGAAAGCTTTCGACAACATTCACTCTTTCAAAGGTGAATCATCTTTCTCAACATGGCTTTACACGATCACACACCGTCATTGTCTTGCGGCTCTTAAAAAGAATGGCCGGTTCCAGTTCCACAGACTTGAAGATAATTTTATAGGTGATGAAGACAGCACTGACGCTTCACCGGTTTCAGAAGAGACAAGCGAAAGAGCCGAACAGGAGTTGATCATGTATTCACTCATCAAGGCATTACCAGAGAAAGAAAGAAATCTTTTGAATTTAAAATACCTTGAAGGAGAGTCTATTGAAAACCTCCAGTCTCAAATGAATCTTTCTGCCAGCGCAGTGAAAATGAGATTGAAGAGGACACGGGAAAAGCTCAATTCGTTATACGCACTTGCCCTCACCTACGGCCTCGAGCAGGTATTGGAACAAATCGAATTATTTACAGCATAATAACGTGACCTTGATTTAAAATGCCACTCAAAAGCTGGAATGGTTTTCAAGAAGACACTGCTTTATCCTTTCAATATCAATACTCCTTACTTCGAAGGATATGCCTGGGCCATGGAGCTTGCGCTTCGCATGAAAGCCAGGCTTCAGTTGTTTACTACTACAGAAGTTGCTCCCGGCATCACCACCACACCTGATTCTATATATCACTCTCTTCTTGAAGCACAGGGATACTTTCTTGAACATTATCAACACTCAGGAATAAAATCAAATGTTGCTGCACTTGAACCCAACATCGTAAAAGGAAATCTGAAAGATGAACTGATCTCGCATCTCAGGAAGAAATCTGTAGACATCGTTATCATTGATCCTTTCTTTCTTTCAACTCATTTCAGAGAAATCACAGAGATTGAAAAACAATCCAAAGGGCTCATCATTCTGCCGGAGCACAAAGAACCTTCCTCTGAAAAATCGCACCCGCCGGGAACCGATCATTTCTATGATGTGCTACGCCGGGCCGAACTTTACAAGTTGCCCGAAAACTTCTTTAACACCCTCGGGAATGACCTTTCGGTATTTAATTACCTCCGAAGGTTCTTTCAGAAAAAGTGATTCCACCAGACTCCTATGCCGGGATTTTACCTTACGTATGTAAAAGGGTAACTTTCGACTATCAACCTTGGGTTTGTGATGTTTACAGGTAGGTTTCTTATCATTTGCTGTCTCGGATTATGCTCTTTCTCCGCCTGGTCGCAAGCCGATCCTAAAGCGGATACAAAAATTGATGAACCCATTATTCCTGTTGAGCACAAAAAACAAAAACGCCTTGTTCTGTTTCCTGTACTGGTGAAGTCACCGGAATATTCCTGGGGCGCAGGCATCGCCGGTACTTACTTCTTTAATCTTTGGAACGACTCCACCACCCGCACATCGAACATCAAAAACGTTTCCTTTTATACATTACGCCGTCAGCTTATCATTGCCAGCGACGGCACGATCTATTCACCCAACGAAAAATACATCCTCCACTTTATAGCATCATTCAGTCATTTTCCAGACAGGTTCTGGGGACTAGGAAATGAAACACCGCTGGAGAATCAGGAGAACTACAGCATCAGTCAGTTCGATCTCTATCCGCAAATCCTTAGAAAAGTCTTTTCGGATTTTTACCTGGGCGTGAGTTATGAATTTCAGAACGTCTATGATTTTGAATACAATGCCGACGGCACGAGTCTTTTCGATCTGGAGAATATAACAGGAAGAAAGGGTGGTAAAATTTCCGGTGCCGGAATACTGGTTACGTGGGACAGTCGCGACAATGCATTCAGTCCTTCAAAAGGATTCTATGCCCAGTATTATCTGGGAGATTATAATGAAAAGATCGGAAGTGATTTTAATTTTACCATTCACAACCTTGACATGCGGACGTACTTTGGATTCAAAAAGGATCGTGTGCTGGCTTTTCAATTAAATATTATCTCTACCATTGGAAATACTCCTATCCGTGATCTCGCCAGCATGGGCTCAAGTTCATACATGAGAGGATATTATGAAGGACGATTTACGGATCGCAGTATGGTTGCCTTTCAGGCGGAATACAGAGTTCCTGTCAAAGGGCGTTGGGGATTTACAACTTTCGCAGGCGTGGGTCGTGTTGGCAGCTCATTGACAGATGCATTACGAATTGAAAATGTAAAGCCATCCTTTGGCATCGGATTGAGATATGCTTTGCGTCCTAAGGAAAAACTAAACCTGCGTGTGGATGCAGGGTTTGGTCAACAGTCTCAGGGAACCTATATTAACATCGGCGAATCCTTCTAGATATTGTGAAAGCTATTGGCGTAAGATCCCTGCTTATTCTTTCCATCATTCTTACAATGGTGAGTGCCTTCATTACCTATCTGAATGTGCAGCAAAAAAAGGAAGCCATTGCCCTGGTGATCCACAACTATAAGGTAATCCAGGCCTCCACACGTTTACTTTCCCTTTTGAAAGACGTTGAAATTGGTCACCGTGGATATCTGATCACGGCCGATAAATCTTTTCTTCAACCTTATGAAGAAGCATTGCTTGATATCCATTATGACATGGATACCCTAACCCTCCTGGTAAAGAACAATCAGCGACAGCTTGAGATCCTGCAAAAAAGACTCATCCCATTAGTGGATGAGAAAATGGCAGATCTTGAAGAGAGCCTTATCATCTTAAAGACATACGGACAGGACAGCGCTTCTCATTTTAATGGAATGAAGATCGCCAAAGCAAAAATGGACAGCATTCATTTCTGGACCACCAACTTCATTCAGCACGAACAGGAACTTCTGAAAGAACGAAGCGAAGCATTGGAGAGTCAGTATTTTCTGAATGATGTCATACGGTTTTCAAGCTTCACATTGATTGGCATCATCTCCTTTGCGGCTCTGATCACCATTGCCAACAAAGAGAATGACAATAAACGTTTGCTGGTGGAACTACAGCAGTTCAATCAGCAATTGGAATTCAAAGTCAAGGATCGCACACGACGATTGGAAGAGGCTAATAAGGATCTTCTCAGATTAAACGATGAAAAGAATCATTTCCTTGGCATCACAACGCATGATCTCAAGGCGCCGCTCGCCGGAATTTCCGGACTTCTTGAATTGATGAAGCTGGAAAAGACATCTTTATCCGGAAAACATCTCGAATACATTCAGCTGATGGAGGCAACCTGCCAGGATATGTTGCGACTGATCTCCGATCTTCTTGACCTGAGCCGCATTGAACATGGAACGACAACGGTTATTATTCAGGAGGTGCCGGTCAGTAAAATCATCGGGCAGCTTGAAGATCATTTCCGCTCCTGGGCCTCAAGAAAAAATATCCATCTGACGTTCGTCAATAAAGTAGCAAAAGACATCATCATCACGGATCATGACATTGCTGTCAG includes these proteins:
- a CDS encoding efflux RND transporter permease subunit, translated to MIRGLLIFSLTNRWIVIALAIVTSGIGYWCFTQLKIEAYPDIADTNVIVIAKYNGRAAEEVEQQVTIPIERALNNVPKVLDRRSRTIFGLSVVQLTFEDGVNDYFARQQVNERLASAELPDGVSPELAPLTTAVGEILRYVVEAPATFSPTQLRDLQDWVIRPFLLQVPGIADITTFGGPLKQFQILISPEKLRRYNLTVNDVISSVEKNNLNTGGNVMERGGQGFAVRGLGALKSIQDIETIALSSYNGVPVFIRDVASIEIAPPPPSGILGYTFKSEQIESNSGTEGIILLRRGENPSEVLKKVKEQIAALERDELPEGVKIRTLYDRSFLINHSLETVGKTLFEGVSIVVIILIFFLGSVRSALVVALTIPFALLFAFILMRLTGIPANLLSLGAIDFGIIVDGACIMAEHLIRKYRSATPGDKEQGILKITLLSAQEVGREIFFSVTIIILAYMPILLMTRVEGKLFSPMALTLAFAVIGSMICALTLIPVLISFAYKKGLENLDKPIPQHKNPVLDFLEKKYKNTIVKILEVPKMITIVGFSIVFGLIATGTSLGTEFLPELDEGSIFLRCFLPAGVSIQENAKIAPGIRKIIARYPPIDYVITQTGRNDDGTDPFPTNRTEILVGLRDYNLWNDTIQKKELVSRIQNDLQEQFPGAFFSTGQPIIDQVMEIVTGSAADLAISVIGDDLELMRSKADTISSIVQGMQGAVAVNIEQEGRQAQLAITINRENAARYGISVNDIQALVESAIGGKTISVLYDGAKRYDIVVRYLAESRNTIESIKNLQVPSAQGALIPMSLLASVEFSEGQTNIYRLNGKRMATVRTNIRGRDQGGFVTEVGKKISETLTIPKGYSVVYGGQYENLERAGKQLSITIPLTIIMVFILLFSLFKNFRHTFVAMSCILFALGGGIAALLVRGYHFNVSAGVGFVSIFGISVMAGVLLVSAIKRMEEAEGTDLKQMVALASSEQLRAIVSILIVAIVGLIPAAISSGIGSDVQRPLATVIIGGLTSTLAFAPVLLPPLYYLMEKSNRKKNPEYHH
- a CDS encoding response regulator transcription factor; this encodes MESPITVIIADDHKIIRVGLSGILEREADIKVIGEAESAEEVLNILVTTPAEVILMDIDLGETDGITVTRKIKELYPMIHVLGLTMHEEPDYIIKMLEAGASGYLLKNAGREELLTAIHTVAKGDSYFSQKVSSTLLQAITQQKGAAGQKKPIGPTPLSDREIEVLRLIAQEFSNGEIAEKLFISIRTVDTHRRNLLEKLQVKNTVGLVKYAIEKGII
- a CDS encoding RNA polymerase sigma factor, with the translated sequence MSITIISTTSDEELVNAIRQDDRKALGELYNRYYKKVFNKCFSFTKKQEEAFDLAQEALMKAFDNIHSFKGESSFSTWLYTITHRHCLAALKKNGRFQFHRLEDNFIGDEDSTDASPVSEETSERAEQELIMYSLIKALPEKERNLLNLKYLEGESIENLQSQMNLSASAVKMRLKRTREKLNSLYALALTYGLEQVLEQIELFTA
- a CDS encoding universal stress protein — protein: MVFKKTLLYPFNINTPYFEGYAWAMELALRMKARLQLFTTTEVAPGITTTPDSIYHSLLEAQGYFLEHYQHSGIKSNVAALEPNIVKGNLKDELISHLRKKSVDIVIIDPFFLSTHFREITEIEKQSKGLIILPEHKEPSSEKSHPPGTDHFYDVLRRAELYKLPENFFNTLGNDLSVFNYLRRFFQKK
- a CDS encoding BamA/TamA family outer membrane protein, with protein sequence MFTGRFLIICCLGLCSFSAWSQADPKADTKIDEPIIPVEHKKQKRLVLFPVLVKSPEYSWGAGIAGTYFFNLWNDSTTRTSNIKNVSFYTLRRQLIIASDGTIYSPNEKYILHFIASFSHFPDRFWGLGNETPLENQENYSISQFDLYPQILRKVFSDFYLGVSYEFQNVYDFEYNADGTSLFDLENITGRKGGKISGAGILVTWDSRDNAFSPSKGFYAQYYLGDYNEKIGSDFNFTIHNLDMRTYFGFKKDRVLAFQLNIISTIGNTPIRDLASMGSSSYMRGYYEGRFTDRSMVAFQAEYRVPVKGRWGFTTFAGVGRVGSSLTDALRIENVKPSFGIGLRYALRPKEKLNLRVDAGFGQQSQGTYINIGESF